The following coding sequences lie in one Sorghum bicolor cultivar BTx623 chromosome 6, Sorghum_bicolor_NCBIv3, whole genome shotgun sequence genomic window:
- the LOC8065956 gene encoding uncharacterized protein LOC8065956 produces the protein MCHHQELVLVAVALMAASILQAVSSTATNSANLTGDDAARTAYDVLEQNNLPRGLLPLGVKSYVLRPGGAFQVTLPGECSFAVTVAGKQFKFRFEGSVSGTIKSGSISRVSGVSIQVEFAWLGINQVSRAGDQLNIQLEKSTQSFPVSAFAQSARCS, from the coding sequence ATGTGCCACCACCAGGAGCTTGTCCTCGTTGCAGTTGCCCTCATGGCTGCTTCCATCCTGCAAGCCGTCTCCTCCACAGCAACCAACTCGGCAAACTTGACCGGGGACGATGCAGCAAGAACAGCCTATGATGTCCTGGAGCAAAACAACTTGCCAAGGGGTCTTCTACCACTCGGTGTGAAGTCTTATGTGCTCCGTCCTGGTGGCGCTTTTCAGGTGACGCTCCCCGGCGAGTGCAGCTTTGCTGTCACGGTCGCTGGAAAGCAATTCAAGTTTCGCTTTGAGGGCAGCGTCAGCGGCACCATCAAGTCCGGGTCCATCAGCCGTGTGTCTGGCGTGAGTATTCAGGTGGAGTTTGCGTGGCTTGGGATCAACCAGGTCAGCCGTGCTGGTGATCAGCTCAACATTCAGCTCGAGAAGTCTACCCAGTCATTCCCTGTCAGCGCCTTTGCCCAGAGCGCACGATGCAGCTGA